Proteins co-encoded in one Corynebacterium tuberculostearicum genomic window:
- a CDS encoding shikimate dehydrogenase, whose protein sequence is MPRAAVLGRPIEHSLSPVLHNAGYEAAGLAGWGYTRFETTAEGLPDLVEKSDPDFVGFSVTMPGKFAALRLADSVSDRAQLIGSANTLVRRADGWFADNTDTVGVCGALAELLGDEPVRHALLIGAGGTARPALWGLAERGVKKVTVLNRSDRSAELLPLAQNLGLELSFVSFDGDLSALARTVDVIVSTVPAAAVEDYVFTIAHAPVLDVIYDPWPTPLTMCAAANGYKTVGGHVMLAHQAFSQFEQFTGVAAPREEMLKALNQELQKRSQTTK, encoded by the coding sequence AGGCAGCTGGGCTGGCAGGGTGGGGCTACACCCGCTTCGAAACGACAGCAGAAGGTTTACCGGACTTAGTAGAGAAAAGCGATCCAGATTTCGTTGGTTTCTCCGTCACCATGCCGGGCAAATTCGCCGCCCTCCGCCTCGCAGATTCCGTGAGTGACCGCGCACAGCTGATTGGTTCGGCTAATACGTTGGTGCGTAGGGCAGATGGTTGGTTTGCAGACAATACCGACACCGTGGGCGTGTGTGGTGCCCTCGCAGAACTATTGGGGGATGAGCCAGTACGTCATGCGCTGCTGATCGGTGCAGGGGGAACCGCCCGTCCCGCGTTGTGGGGGCTTGCCGAGCGCGGGGTGAAAAAAGTTACGGTCCTCAACCGTTCCGACCGCAGCGCCGAACTTTTGCCGCTCGCCCAGAACTTAGGGCTGGAACTTTCCTTTGTCAGTTTCGACGGGGACTTATCCGCGCTGGCTCGCACTGTCGATGTCATTGTGTCCACCGTTCCAGCCGCGGCGGTGGAAGACTATGTCTTTACCATTGCCCACGCACCGGTGCTGGACGTCATTTATGATCCTTGGCCCACTCCACTGACCATGTGCGCGGCGGCCAATGGGTACAAGACCGTCGGCGGGCATGTCATGCTCGCGCACCAAGCATTTAGCCAGTTCGAGCAATTTACCGGGGTGGCCGCTCCGCGGGAAGAGATGCTGAAGGCATTGAACCAGGAGCTGCAGAAGCGGTCGCAGACGACTAAGTAG
- a CDS encoding A24 family peptidase, whose amino-acid sequence MLIVGGIIYCLWLAALCWWDVRQRRLPDWLTLPAAALSLTVANWSGLWWPGIYFVLGLAHAGVGGGDIKLAWPLGMLVGHVAGFMGVVAASGSASLLTLMWSACSGQKESPHGPAMLLAATVVIACAHPL is encoded by the coding sequence GTGCTAATAGTCGGGGGAATTATTTATTGTTTGTGGTTAGCAGCCCTGTGCTGGTGGGACGTTCGGCAGCGCCGTTTGCCAGATTGGCTAACGCTGCCGGCAGCAGCGCTGTCGCTTACCGTCGCCAACTGGAGTGGGCTGTGGTGGCCGGGGATCTACTTCGTGTTGGGGCTGGCCCATGCAGGCGTGGGTGGAGGCGACATCAAGCTCGCCTGGCCCCTGGGAATGCTGGTGGGGCATGTGGCTGGGTTTATGGGTGTGGTAGCAGCAAGCGGCAGCGCGTCCCTTCTGACGCTTATGTGGTCGGCGTGCAGTGGGCAGAAGGAGAGCCCGCATGGTCCTGCAATGTTGCTAGCGGCAACGGTCGTTATCGCATGTGCGCACCCTCTTTGA
- the aroC gene encoding chorismate synthase: MLRWTTAGESHGQALISMLEHMPAGVPITRADISHQLSRRRLGYGRGARMKFEADEVTVLGGVRHGLTLGSPIAIMIGNTEWPKWTTVMSADPLDMDDEDNIKAMNSGRGAALTRPRPGHADFAGMVKYRHREARPVLERSSARETAARVAAATVARNFLRETLGVEVFSHVISIGASEPYEGPAPAFGDIEAIDDSPVRACDKAAEASMIAEIEAAKKQGDTLGGIVEVVVDGLPIGLGSHISGDDRLDAQLASALMGIQAIKGVEIGDGFAEARRRGSAAHDEMVRTEEGVSRRSNRAGGLEGGMTNGQQLRVRAAMKPISTVPRALRTIDMESGAEATAIHQRSDVCAVPAAGVVAEAMVSLVLARAVLEKFGGDSLEETSASIAAYDKYVSDRLAFNQE; this comes from the coding sequence ATGCTTCGTTGGACTACTGCAGGTGAATCCCACGGCCAAGCTCTTATTTCGATGCTGGAGCACATGCCCGCTGGGGTCCCCATTACCCGCGCCGATATTTCCCATCAGCTTTCCCGGCGCCGCCTAGGCTATGGCCGCGGTGCCCGTATGAAGTTTGAGGCTGATGAGGTTACTGTGCTGGGAGGAGTCCGCCACGGGCTCACCTTGGGTAGTCCCATCGCCATCATGATTGGCAATACGGAGTGGCCCAAGTGGACCACCGTCATGTCGGCCGATCCTCTGGATATGGACGATGAGGACAATATTAAGGCGATGAACTCCGGCCGCGGTGCCGCCTTGACTAGGCCGCGCCCCGGGCACGCTGACTTTGCCGGAATGGTGAAGTATCGCCACAGGGAAGCGCGGCCGGTTCTGGAGCGCTCCTCTGCGCGTGAGACGGCGGCCCGTGTGGCCGCAGCTACCGTTGCGCGCAATTTCCTGCGCGAAACCTTGGGCGTCGAGGTTTTCTCCCACGTGATATCTATTGGCGCTTCCGAGCCTTATGAGGGGCCCGCGCCAGCGTTCGGGGACATCGAGGCTATCGATGATTCGCCGGTCCGCGCCTGCGATAAGGCGGCTGAAGCCTCCATGATTGCGGAAATTGAGGCCGCAAAGAAGCAGGGTGATACCTTGGGCGGCATCGTTGAAGTTGTGGTCGATGGCCTGCCTATCGGGCTGGGTTCGCACATTTCCGGCGATGACCGCTTGGACGCACAATTGGCCAGCGCCTTGATGGGCATTCAAGCTATCAAGGGCGTGGAAATTGGCGATGGTTTTGCCGAGGCCCGTCGTCGCGGTTCCGCTGCCCACGATGAGATGGTGCGAACCGAAGAAGGCGTATCCCGCCGCAGCAACCGTGCAGGGGGACTCGAGGGCGGCATGACGAACGGGCAGCAGCTGCGCGTGCGGGCGGCAATGAAGCCGATTTCTACGGTTCCGCGTGCCTTGCGCACTATTGATATGGAGTCCGGCGCTGAAGCTACTGCCATCCACCAGCGCTCAGATGTGTGCGCGGTTCCGGCGGCAGGCGTCGTTGCAGAAGCAATGGTTTCCCTCGTTCTTGCGCGGGCCGTGCTAGAAAAATTCGGTGGCGATAGCCTCGAAGAAACCTCTGCGTCCATCGCCGCGTATGATAAATACGTTTCGGACCGTCTTGCTTTTAACCAGGAGTAA
- a CDS encoding shikimate kinase, with product MTTPAAVTGQPRPRVVLVGPPGAGKSTIGRRLSHALSCELVDSDHLIEQAKNKPCGEVFSELGEPAFRALEAEHVAAALRTGGVVSLGGGAVLTDSTRELLERHTVIFLDISPEEGARRTSGDSNRPVLVSDNPLEHYRNLVEARRPYYQEVADYRVRTDARTPQQVVGDILGFLDTL from the coding sequence ATGACCACCCCAGCCGCTGTCACGGGGCAACCCCGTCCACGCGTTGTTTTGGTTGGCCCGCCGGGCGCGGGCAAATCCACCATTGGTCGCCGCCTTTCTCATGCCTTGAGCTGTGAATTGGTGGATTCGGATCACCTTATTGAACAGGCTAAGAATAAGCCGTGTGGGGAAGTTTTTAGCGAGCTAGGTGAACCTGCCTTTCGCGCGCTCGAAGCCGAGCACGTTGCTGCGGCACTGCGCACTGGTGGAGTAGTCAGCCTCGGAGGCGGGGCAGTGCTGACGGACTCCACCCGTGAGCTGTTGGAGCGCCATACCGTCATCTTTTTGGATATCTCCCCCGAAGAAGGCGCACGGCGTACATCCGGGGATAGCAATCGGCCGGTGCTTGTGTCCGACAATCCACTCGAGCACTACCGCAACCTCGTCGAAGCGCGGCGCCCGTATTACCAGGAGGTGGCCGATTACCGGGTACGCACCGATGCTCGGACCCCACAGCAGGTGGTGGGCGATATTCTCGGCTTCCTCGATACCCTTTAA
- the aroB gene encoding 3-dehydroquinate synthase, with translation MPTIAVNGPQPYEVRIGVGLNREIARRCVEIGATQAGIVFQSPLRAAAEHLAELVATEGVSPTLIDVPDAEAAKQLSVIGGVWDQLGEKGFNRRDVIIGLGGGATTDLAGFAAAGWMRGIKVIQVPTTLLAMVDAAVGGKTGINTAAGKNLVGAFHEPDSVFVDLERLGTLPAAELVAGSAEIIKTGFIHDPVILERYESDPAACLDPQGFLPELIARSIAVKAAVVGEDLKESGLRETLNYGHTFGHAVERHEQYQWRHGNAVAVGMMFIAHLAHARGLIDAELVEKHRRILHSIGLPTSYKAGRFADLHEAMTHDKKNRDGKIRFVALTGVGETTRLEGPSTEELEAAYAAISE, from the coding sequence ATGCCCACGATTGCCGTAAATGGACCGCAGCCCTATGAAGTTCGCATTGGCGTAGGTCTAAACCGAGAGATCGCACGGCGCTGCGTGGAGATTGGTGCCACCCAGGCGGGCATTGTCTTCCAATCGCCGCTGCGTGCCGCGGCTGAGCACCTAGCCGAACTCGTTGCCACAGAGGGAGTTTCGCCTACGCTTATCGATGTCCCCGATGCCGAGGCCGCCAAGCAGCTCAGCGTCATCGGTGGAGTATGGGATCAGCTGGGGGAGAAGGGCTTTAACCGCCGTGACGTCATCATCGGCCTGGGCGGTGGTGCCACCACCGATTTGGCGGGGTTTGCCGCGGCCGGGTGGATGCGCGGTATCAAGGTCATTCAGGTGCCTACCACGCTTTTGGCCATGGTTGACGCTGCCGTCGGCGGAAAAACCGGCATCAATACGGCAGCCGGGAAAAATCTGGTCGGTGCCTTCCACGAGCCGGATTCTGTATTTGTGGATTTGGAACGCCTCGGAACCCTGCCCGCGGCGGAACTCGTGGCCGGTTCGGCGGAGATCATCAAGACTGGGTTCATCCATGACCCGGTGATCCTTGAGCGCTATGAAAGTGATCCTGCCGCTTGTTTGGATCCACAGGGCTTCCTTCCAGAACTGATTGCGCGCTCCATCGCGGTTAAGGCCGCGGTGGTAGGCGAGGACCTCAAAGAATCGGGACTGCGTGAAACGCTGAACTACGGCCATACCTTTGGCCATGCTGTGGAGCGCCACGAACAGTATCAGTGGCGCCATGGCAACGCGGTGGCGGTGGGCATGATGTTTATCGCCCACTTGGCGCATGCGCGCGGCCTCATTGACGCGGAACTGGTGGAAAAGCACCGCCGGATCCTGCACAGCATTGGGCTGCCGACCTCATATAAAGCAGGCAGGTTTGCAGACCTGCATGAGGCAATGACCCACGATAAGAAGAACCGCGACGGCAAGATCCGGTTTGTCGCCTTGACTGGGGTGGGCGAGACCACCCGTCTAGAAGGCCCCAGTACGGAAGAGCTAGAGGCGGCCTACGCCGCGATTTCGGAGTAG
- the aroQ gene encoding type II 3-dehydroquinate dehydratase: MKIIVLNGPNLNRLGKRQPDVYGSTTLADVEKMVSSRAAEHGAEVECFQSNHEGELIEKVHAAADAGHPVIINPGGFTHTSVALRDALAEVADGAGFIEVHISNVHAREPFRHHSYLSPIARGVIAGLGVFGYVAAVDYLCQ, translated from the coding sequence ATGAAGATTATTGTACTCAATGGCCCGAACTTGAACCGCTTGGGAAAGCGGCAGCCGGATGTCTACGGCTCCACCACCCTGGCGGACGTAGAGAAAATGGTCTCCTCTCGCGCCGCCGAGCACGGGGCAGAAGTAGAGTGCTTCCAGTCCAACCATGAGGGCGAGCTGATTGAGAAAGTTCATGCCGCCGCGGATGCGGGACACCCCGTAATAATTAATCCCGGCGGATTTACCCATACCTCAGTGGCCCTGCGGGACGCCCTGGCAGAGGTCGCGGATGGCGCTGGCTTCATTGAGGTGCATATCTCTAATGTGCATGCGCGCGAGCCCTTCCGCCATCACTCCTATCTCAGCCCTATTGCCCGCGGCGTCATCGCCGGTTTGGGAGTCTTTGGCTATGTGGCGGCAGTGGATTACCTGTGCCAATAA
- a CDS encoding M24 family metallopeptidase, with the protein MALADTRFSDRRRKLAAELAGQRIDAVLVTHLTHVRYLSGFSGSNGGLLLRKDLTAQVATDGRYTTQIAREVPDLEAIQGRAVGKVLLQQFADVEGPVRVGFEADYLSVSELKDLEESAPESVTLVPVTGVIENIRLVKDQLEVEKLKEIAALANQALEGLLAAGELRAGRTERQVAADLEYRMRMLGSERVSFDTIVASGPNSAMPHHGADDRVIEDGDLVTIDFGAHLRGFNSDCTRTYVVGTANDFAKEIYDVVLRAQKAGVAASVPGAKLADVDAACRDVISAVGYGDYFVHSTGHGVGLDVHEAPFAAQTGKGELAAGMTLTIEPGIYVPGKGGVRIEDTLIITDGAPKIITAATKEFTELPA; encoded by the coding sequence ATGGCTTTGGCAGATACCCGCTTTAGCGACCGGCGCCGCAAGCTTGCCGCGGAACTGGCCGGCCAGCGCATAGATGCCGTTCTGGTAACCCACCTCACGCACGTGCGCTACCTTTCGGGGTTCTCCGGTTCGAATGGCGGGCTGCTTTTGCGCAAGGATCTTACCGCGCAGGTTGCTACCGATGGCCGATATACCACGCAGATTGCCCGCGAGGTTCCCGATCTGGAGGCTATCCAAGGCCGCGCGGTAGGAAAGGTGCTTCTGCAGCAGTTTGCCGATGTTGAGGGGCCAGTTCGAGTCGGTTTTGAAGCCGACTACCTCTCGGTCTCTGAGCTGAAGGACCTGGAAGAGTCCGCTCCGGAGTCGGTCACCTTGGTCCCTGTTACTGGGGTGATTGAAAATATCCGCTTGGTCAAGGACCAACTTGAGGTAGAAAAGTTGAAAGAAATTGCCGCGCTGGCTAACCAGGCACTGGAAGGCTTGCTTGCTGCAGGCGAGCTGCGTGCCGGCCGCACCGAGCGCCAGGTGGCCGCCGATTTGGAATACCGGATGCGCATGCTCGGCTCGGAGCGGGTGAGCTTCGATACCATCGTCGCTTCTGGCCCGAATTCGGCAATGCCGCACCATGGTGCCGATGACCGGGTCATCGAGGATGGCGACCTAGTGACCATCGATTTCGGTGCGCACCTGCGCGGGTTCAACTCCGATTGCACCCGCACCTACGTCGTTGGCACGGCGAATGATTTTGCCAAGGAAATCTATGATGTGGTGCTTCGCGCCCAAAAGGCGGGCGTGGCAGCCTCGGTGCCGGGCGCTAAGCTTGCCGACGTCGACGCCGCCTGCCGCGATGTCATCTCCGCCGTCGGCTACGGCGACTACTTTGTGCACTCGACAGGCCACGGCGTGGGCCTAGACGTTCACGAAGCCCCGTTCGCGGCACAGACGGGTAAGGGCGAACTCGCCGCCGGCATGACCCTGACCATCGAGCCAGGCATCTATGTGCCAGGCAAGGGCGGCGTGCGCATCGAAGATACCCTCATCATTACCGATGGCGCACCGAAGATCATTACTGCCGCGACGAAGGAATTTACTGAACTGCCCGCCTAG
- a CDS encoding GDSL-type esterase/lipase family protein — translation MSLKKHYAIATATGVAVAALSAPQAVAAGAQTVMFGDSVFANPTYGQIGTTSSLSPSASTTLSSATHGIEDAPGAPSPQGCPQGQSNVGRELGRVSGQHVANYACSAAKAAGHSHRKDFDEQINGAIANNDLNGATKNVLLQFGANDFQEIVRPSLSSSNPYFDGMKHSIQRIRHAAPNARITVVGYPAVSARNGAVCPLRTSMPGSTAAGFNMDYAGLVRTGEDQVNSAMYKAARANGVQYYDLRADSIDHGMCAPDNSRWISGKWEYSVPHNLFNHLTHLGNRNVAQLLNSKVLAH, via the coding sequence ATGTCTCTCAAGAAGCATTATGCCATTGCTACCGCTACCGGCGTGGCCGTAGCAGCACTTTCCGCCCCGCAGGCCGTAGCCGCGGGCGCGCAGACCGTCATGTTCGGTGACTCTGTATTCGCTAACCCCACTTATGGTCAGATAGGGACTACCTCTAGCCTATCCCCTTCGGCGAGCACTACGCTCTCTTCCGCAACCCATGGCATCGAAGACGCCCCAGGTGCACCTTCCCCACAGGGCTGCCCGCAGGGCCAGAGCAATGTTGGCCGCGAACTGGGGCGCGTTTCTGGCCAACATGTTGCCAACTACGCCTGTTCTGCGGCGAAGGCCGCCGGACATTCGCACCGCAAGGACTTTGATGAGCAGATCAACGGCGCAATCGCCAATAATGATCTCAATGGCGCAACGAAGAATGTTCTTCTCCAGTTCGGCGCCAATGATTTCCAGGAAATCGTGCGCCCCTCGCTTTCTTCATCCAACCCCTACTTTGACGGCATGAAGCATTCGATCCAGCGGATTCGCCACGCCGCTCCGAATGCCCGTATCACCGTTGTAGGTTACCCCGCCGTCTCCGCCCGCAACGGCGCAGTATGTCCTCTGCGTACCTCAATGCCAGGCTCCACCGCTGCCGGCTTCAATATGGATTACGCGGGCCTGGTGCGCACCGGTGAGGACCAGGTCAATAGCGCCATGTACAAGGCAGCACGCGCAAACGGCGTGCAGTACTACGACCTACGTGCCGACTCCATTGATCACGGCATGTGCGCGCCGGATAACTCCCGCTGGATTTCCGGCAAGTGGGAGTACTCCGTACCACACAACCTCTTTAATCACCTCACGCACCTGGGCAACCGCAACGTCGCCCAGCTGCTTAACTCCAAGGTGCTGGCTCACTAG
- the efp gene encoding elongation factor P: MADTTDFKNGLVLKIDNKLMQIVEFQHVKPGKGPAFVRTKLKDVVSGKTVDKTWNAGVKVETATVDRRDMTYLYNDGTSYVVMDEKTFEQFELPPEKFGDAARFLLENMRVQVSFYEDEALFAELPISVDLKVEHTDPGLQGDRSSGGTKPATLETGAEIQVPLFIEIGNVLKIDTRTGEYLSRVNN; this comes from the coding sequence ATGGCTGATACTACTGATTTCAAGAACGGCCTCGTTCTGAAGATCGACAACAAACTGATGCAGATCGTTGAGTTCCAGCACGTGAAGCCGGGCAAGGGCCCAGCCTTCGTGCGTACCAAGCTCAAGGATGTTGTCTCCGGTAAGACCGTGGACAAGACTTGGAATGCTGGCGTAAAGGTAGAGACCGCTACCGTGGACCGCCGCGATATGACTTACCTGTACAACGATGGCACCAGCTACGTTGTTATGGATGAAAAGACCTTCGAGCAGTTCGAGCTTCCACCGGAGAAGTTCGGCGATGCCGCTCGCTTCCTGCTGGAGAACATGCGCGTTCAGGTTTCCTTCTACGAGGATGAGGCACTCTTCGCAGAGCTGCCTATTTCCGTAGACCTTAAGGTCGAGCACACCGACCCTGGCCTGCAGGGTGATCGTTCTTCCGGCGGCACCAAGCCTGCCACCTTGGAGACCGGCGCTGAGATCCAGGTTCCACTGTTCATTGAGATCGGCAACGTCCTCAAGATCGATACCCGTACCGGCGAGTACCTCTCCCGCGTTAATAACTAG
- the nusB gene encoding transcription antitermination factor NusB, whose amino-acid sequence MSDNTPKRDINYKRHTARYRARRRAADILYEAENRDVDPVAIVEDRIALAREDRNAVAPVAEYTQVIVKGVAEELDAIDDTISRFLAEDWELHRLPAVDRAILRLSVWELLFNPDIPTATAVVEGVEIASQYSNDQAAPYIHAVLDDVAQSRSAENPMSAEHQGLEEEEHDAAAAKDTADAVPPAESAETASNATATDEDSESAEDSAE is encoded by the coding sequence GTGTCTGATAACACCCCTAAGCGCGATATCAACTACAAGCGGCACACCGCGCGGTACCGTGCACGTCGTCGTGCCGCCGATATCCTCTACGAAGCAGAAAACAGGGACGTTGACCCCGTTGCCATCGTGGAGGATCGCATCGCCTTGGCACGTGAGGATCGCAATGCGGTAGCGCCTGTGGCCGAATACACGCAGGTGATTGTCAAGGGCGTCGCTGAAGAGCTGGATGCCATCGATGACACCATCTCTCGCTTCCTTGCGGAGGACTGGGAACTGCACCGCCTTCCGGCCGTTGACCGCGCGATCCTGCGCCTATCGGTATGGGAGTTGCTGTTTAACCCGGATATTCCCACCGCTACTGCGGTCGTGGAAGGTGTGGAGATTGCCTCCCAGTATTCCAACGATCAAGCAGCGCCATACATCCACGCTGTGTTGGATGACGTGGCGCAATCCCGTTCTGCGGAAAACCCGATGTCCGCAGAACACCAGGGCCTAGAGGAAGAGGAACACGATGCTGCTGCGGCTAAGGACACGGCGGATGCCGTTCCACCAGCCGAATCGGCAGAGACTGCGAGCAACGCAACCGCGACTGATGAGGATTCTGAATCTGCGGAAGACTCGGCCGAGTAG
- a CDS encoding PPK2 family polyphosphate kinase produces MGKFKIHDALGLRAGKNFRLADVDPAATPGFSGSKADLAARFARYDEELYELQERLFANGRAHEDGAPSLLVVLQGMDTSGKGGAIRNVFSVFDPQGTKTVGFGKPTDEELAHDFLWRIRKHDPLPGQIVAFDRSHYEDVLIQRVHKWVDEDEVDRRFAAIRDYEQELAGRNVKILKIFLHISPQFQKENLLERTEREDKYWKYDPSDIEERGYWDEYMAAYEDAIRRTDEIWAPWYVLPTDNKKYARMALKFLIVDALRHLELSWPAPDFDPEQERQRILDAE; encoded by the coding sequence ATGGGCAAATTCAAGATTCATGATGCGCTGGGTCTGAGAGCAGGGAAGAACTTCCGCCTCGCTGATGTAGACCCTGCCGCTACGCCAGGTTTTAGTGGCTCTAAGGCCGACCTTGCTGCTCGCTTTGCACGTTACGACGAAGAGCTTTATGAGCTCCAAGAGCGTCTTTTTGCTAATGGTCGCGCGCATGAAGATGGCGCGCCGTCTTTACTGGTGGTTTTGCAAGGGATGGATACCTCCGGCAAGGGCGGCGCCATCCGTAATGTCTTTTCGGTCTTTGACCCGCAAGGCACCAAAACTGTGGGCTTTGGCAAACCGACGGACGAGGAATTGGCGCACGACTTTTTGTGGCGGATTCGCAAACATGACCCCCTGCCGGGCCAGATTGTGGCGTTCGACCGCTCCCATTATGAAGATGTGCTCATCCAGCGGGTACATAAATGGGTAGACGAAGACGAAGTGGACCGCCGTTTTGCAGCCATACGGGACTATGAGCAGGAACTTGCCGGCCGCAACGTTAAGATTTTAAAGATATTCCTGCATATCTCTCCGCAGTTCCAAAAAGAAAACCTCCTGGAGCGCACCGAACGCGAGGACAAATATTGGAAATACGATCCATCCGATATTGAGGAGCGCGGATATTGGGACGAGTACATGGCTGCTTATGAAGATGCCATTCGCCGAACAGATGAAATCTGGGCACCGTGGTATGTCCTCCCCACGGACAATAAGAAATACGCCCGCATGGCGTTGAAATTCCTCATCGTGGACGCGTTGCGCCACCTAGAGCTTTCTTGGCCTGCACCGGATTTTGATCCTGAGCAAGAACGCCAGCGCATTCTCGACGCCGAGTGA
- a CDS encoding YbjN domain-containing protein, with amino-acid sequence MTNASTDNNLPEITLDRVVEAMRTFDIELTKMDRDIEAATANLNGLPTMFAVLDSVVIVRCDVPTDAAYSKADAGLFLAANQINSVAFGARAVISEHDDMLVVRTERDIPAAAGMTDEQLQAALKTAVDGVIRGQDAMVSAAEEMAKLGSETAGKAGAEGNNSGAGDATS; translated from the coding sequence ATGACTAATGCCTCTACCGATAACAATCTGCCGGAGATTACCCTTGACCGCGTTGTCGAGGCCATGCGCACCTTCGATATCGAATTGACCAAGATGGATCGCGATATTGAGGCAGCTACCGCCAATCTCAACGGCCTGCCCACTATGTTCGCGGTTCTTGATTCCGTAGTTATTGTCCGTTGCGATGTGCCTACCGACGCCGCATATTCCAAGGCCGATGCCGGTCTCTTCCTCGCGGCTAACCAGATCAACTCCGTCGCCTTCGGCGCCCGCGCAGTTATCTCGGAGCACGATGACATGCTCGTGGTGCGCACCGAGCGCGATATCCCTGCCGCCGCCGGCATGACCGATGAGCAGCTGCAGGCTGCCCTAAAGACCGCCGTGGATGGCGTGATCCGAGGCCAGGATGCCATGGTTTCTGCCGCCGAAGAGATGGCCAAGCTTGGCTCCGAAACTGCTGGCAAGGCCGGCGCGGAAGGCAATAACTCCGGTGCTGGAGATGCCACGAGTTAA
- a CDS encoding YbjN domain-containing protein: MSEEPTLYPDTPVEPVTLERIGEIFASENLEYRLEEQPVSEEETVQILRTGFSNVAIAMQVRDDVLVADSVWRGNVPSSEGPSLLMVLNQWNQQHFAPTLRFFESAENNLAVSGVREINIAHGLSRNQIGAFVMSTLDSMLQSFAFVEELYPQLVTWEEHNHD; encoded by the coding sequence GTGTCTGAAGAACCAACCCTGTATCCCGATACGCCGGTAGAGCCCGTAACTCTCGAGCGCATCGGCGAGATCTTTGCATCCGAGAACCTGGAATACCGCCTCGAAGAGCAGCCAGTGAGCGAGGAAGAAACCGTGCAGATTCTGCGCACGGGATTCTCCAACGTCGCCATCGCCATGCAGGTGCGCGATGATGTGCTCGTGGCGGATTCCGTCTGGCGCGGCAACGTACCTTCTTCTGAGGGCCCAAGCCTGCTGATGGTACTCAACCAGTGGAACCAGCAGCACTTCGCGCCGACATTGCGCTTCTTTGAATCAGCCGAGAATAACCTCGCTGTTTCCGGCGTACGCGAGATCAACATTGCCCACGGTTTGTCCCGCAACCAGATCGGCGCCTTCGTGATGTCCACGCTGGATTCTATGCTGCAGTCCTTCGCCTTCGTGGAAGAACTCTACCCGCAGCTCGTGACTTGGGAGGAGCACAACCATGACTAA